One window from the genome of Nicotiana sylvestris chromosome 9, ASM39365v2, whole genome shotgun sequence encodes:
- the LOC104224251 gene encoding CBL-interacting serine/threonine-protein kinase 7-like — protein sequence MDAKCTQPPSSALKLRRTTSADGSGTGTIILGKYQLGRLLGRGSFAKVYHGRCLNNNSNIAIKVIDKTSISDPSMEPRIIREVSVMTRVNDHPNIIQLDEVLATKTKIYLIMEIATGGDLYAKLNRRGRFSDSTARFYFHQLVSALHFCHQNGVTHRDIKLQNLLLDQNNNLKISDFGLSALPEQLNNGLLHTACGTPAYTAPEVAYRKGYDGAKADSWSCGVILFAFLSGFLPFDDSNISNMYRAIHRRVFKFPDWVSKPARNIIKRLLDPNPSTRLSIEELMNLSWFKKSGLKQGESNRQQKFDECMYEKECKNLGRVNAFDIISMSSGLDLSGLFEVGMSNKKMRFTTRAKIGEVEEKLMKIGKERGYKVERGKGGGIELVKGRVVLMVEIWEVAMELLLVEIKVVNGGLEFEDFQWEELKVRLQDIVVSWYTNGSVAADAGGGVVH from the coding sequence ATGGACGCAaaatgcacccaaccaccctccTCCGCCCTGAAACTCCGACGAACCACCAGCGCCGATGGTAGTGGAACCGGAACCATCATACTCGGCAAGTATCAACTTGGCCGTCTTTTAGGCCGTGGTAGCTTCGCTAAAGTCTACCACGGCCGTTGTTTAAACAATAATAGTAACATCGCCATTAAAGTTATTGACAAAACCTCCATTTCGGATCCTTCAATGGAGCCTCGGATCATCCGCGAAGTCTCCGTTATGACACGTGTCAATGATCATCCCAACATCATCCAACTCGACGAAGTTTTGGCTACAAAAACCAAAATCTACTTAATCATGGAGATCGCCACAGGCGGCGATCTCTATGCTAAGCTGAACCGTCGCGGTCGGTTCTCTGACTCGACCGCGCGGTTTTATTTTCATCAGTTGGTCTCAGCCCTCCACTTTTGTCATCAAAATGGCGTGACTCACCGCGACATCAAGCTTCAAAACCTTCTCCTCGACCAAAACAACAACCTCAAAATCTCCGATTTCGGGCTCTCCGCCTTGCCCGAACAATTAAACAATGGCCTCCTTCATACGGCTTGTGGAACTCCAGCTTATACGGCACCAGAGGTAGCTTATAGAAAAGGATACGATGGCGCAAAGGCGGATTCGTGGTCTTGTGGGGTTATTTTATTTGCATTTCTCTCTGGATTCCTACCATTTGATGATAGCAATATATCAAACATGTACCGTGCAATACACCGTCGCGTATTTAAGTTTCCTGATTGGGTTTCAAAACCAGCTCGGAATATAATAAAGCGACTACTTGATCCTAACCCAAGTACCAGGTTAAGTATTGAGGAATTAATGAATCTTTCGTGGTTCAAGAAATCCGGGCTGAAACAAGGAGAATCCAATCGTCAGCAGAAATTCGATGAATGTATGTATGAAAAAGAGTGTAAAAACTTGGGCAGGGTTAATGCGTTTGATATAATATCAATGTCATCTGGGTTGGATTTATCGGGTTTATTTGAAGTTGGAATGAGTAATAAAAAGATGAGGTTTACGACGAGAGCAAAAATTGGGGAAGTTGAAGAGAAATTGATGAAAATTGGAAAAGAAAGAGGGTATAAAGTGGAAAGAGGGAAAGGTGGGGGAATTGAATTGGTTAAAGGGAGAGTTGTTTTAATGGTGGAAATTTGGGAGGTGGCAATGGAGTTGTTGCTGGTTGAGATTAAGGTTGTTAATGGTGGATTGGAATTTGAGGATTTTCAATGGGAGGAATTAAAAGTTCGGTTGCAGGATATAGTAGTTTCATGGTACACTAATGGATCCGTTGCGGCGGATGCCGGAGGCGGAGTTGTACATTGA
- the LOC104224252 gene encoding acylamino-acid-releasing enzyme-like isoform X1, producing the protein MTNNIFLPLAAKHTYFIGSVLLRPFSSVKNRFSKQPKSLSYRPNWLNSRSFSDFSTMNNVRAGSQKEFPLGLDASTEEEYSSQSSLLQDFTSIPTIDKAWTFTSDGEGSQGMFSISQPNLLANKKRRYILSCHISKESSDGVDFQWAAFPIEMSNVSVMIPSPSGSKLLVVRNPENDSLTKFEIWGQSLVEKEFLVPASVHGSVYSDGWFEGISWNNDETLIAYVAEEPAPSKPTFTTFGYKKENSTEKECGKWKGQGDWEEEWGETYAGKRQPALFIINVNSGEVRPVEGIGKSLSVGQVEWAPSTEGFQQYLVFVGWPSDARKLGIKYCYNRPCALYAVRAPFSKSDIHQSGTHAADNVSPIKLTQSISSAYFPRFSPDGKLLLFLSARSSVDSWAHSATGSLHRIDWSFNGKPTPDAKIIDVVPVVMCPEDGCFPGLYCYSVLSKPWISDGYTMILSSIWGSTQVIISVNVISGNISRISLGDSSFSWNVLALDGDNIIAVCSSPVDVPAIKYGSLVRKASAEASWSWLDVSSPISRCSEMVTSLLSSRQFSIMRIPVRDISGNLTKGASKPYEAIFVSSKSQSRNVCDPLIVVLHGGPHSVLLSSFSKSLAFLSSLGYSLLIVNYRGSLGFGEEAVQSLPGKIGSQDVSDVLATIDHVIEKGLADPSKIAVLGGSHGGFLTTHLIGQAPDKFAAAVARNPVCNLALMVGTSDIPDWCYAETFGDEGKSIFTEATSVEHLDAFYRKSPISHVSKVKTPTLVLLGAKDLRVPMSTGLQYARALKEKGVEVKVIVFPEDTHAIDRPQSDFESFLNIGVWFKKYCK; encoded by the exons ATGACGAATAATATATTTCTTCCCTTAGCTGCAAAACACACCTACTTCATCGGCTCAGTGCTACTACGCCCTTTCTCCTCTGTAAAAAATCGCTTTTCCAAGCAGCCCAAGTCTCTTTCCTACAGACCCAATTGGCTAAACTC ACGAAGTTTCTCAGATTTCTCCACAATGAACAATGTAAGAGCCGGCTCCCAGAAAGAATTTCCTTTGGGGTTGGATGCAAGTACTGAGGAAGAATACTCTTCTCAATCTAGTTTGCTCCAAGATTTCACTAGCATCCCCACCATTGATAAGGCATGGACTTTCACATCTGATGGTG AAGGTTCCCAGGGTATGTTCTCGATAAGCCAACCAAATCTCCTAGCCAACAAGAAGAGAAGATACATATTATCTTGTCAtatttcaaaagaaagttcagatGGTGTGGACTTTCAATGGGCTGCATTTCCTATTGAGATGTCCAATGTTTCTGTGATGATCCCATCACCTTCAGGTTCAAAGCTTCTTGTAGTTCGAAATCCTGAAAATGATTCTCTGACCAAATTTGAAATTTGGGGTCAATCTCTGGTGGAAAAGGAGTTTTTGGTTCCTGCCTCTGTCCATGGCTCCGTATATTCAGATGGATG GTTTGAGGGAATATCGTGGAACAACGATGAAACTCTTATTGCTTATGTCGCTGAGGAACCGGCTCCCTCGAAGCCTACATTTACTACTTTTGGTTATAAGAAAGAGAATTCTACAGAAAAGGAATGTGGTAAGTGGAAAGGTCAAGGGGACTGGGAAGAGGAGTGGGGGGAAACCTATGCTGGAAAAAGACAACCTGCTCTTTTCATCATCAATGTCAACAG TGGAGAAGTACGTCCTGTTGAAGGAATCGGGAAGTCACTGAGTGTCGGACAAGTTGAATGGGCTCCATCCACTGAAGGATTTCAACAATATTTGGTTTTTGTTGGGTGGCCTTCAGATGCTAGAAAGTTGGGCATAAAATATTGCTATAACAGGCCTTGTGCCTTATATGCTGTTAGAGCTCCATTTTCAAAGTCAGACATCCATCAATCTGG AACTCATGCAGCTGACAATGTATCTCCAATTAAGCTGACACAAAGCATAAGCAGTGCTTACTTTCCTCGTTTCAG TCCAGATGGAAAATTGCTTCTGTTTTTGTCCGCTAGAAGTTCAGTAGATTCTTGGGCACATTCTGCAACTGGTTCACTTCATAGGATTGATTGGTCATTCAATGGAAAGCCAACTCCAGATGCTAAAATTATTGATGTG GTTCCTGTTGTGATGTGTCCTGAAGATGGCTGCTTCCCCGGCCTTTATTGCTATAGTGTTCTTAGTAAACCTTGGATTTctgatggatatactatgatcTTATCTTCTATCTGGGGCAGCACACAAGTAATAATTTCAGTAAATGTGATAAG TGGAAATATATCACGCATTAGCCTTGGAGACTCTAGCTTCTCTTGGAATGTGCTCGCACTAGATGGTGACAACATCATAGCTG TCTGTAGTAGTCCCGTTGATGTTCCTGCAATCAAGTATGGGTCCCTTGTCCGTAAGGCATCCGCAGAGGCCTCATGGAGTTGGTTAGATGTTTCAAGCCCCATATCTAGATGCTCTGAAATG GTTACATCTTTGTTGTCTTCTCGCCAATTTAGTATTATGAGGATTCCTGTCAGGGATATCTCTGGGAACCTTACTAAAG GTGCCAGCAAACCGTATGAGGCTATCTTTGTATCCTCCAAGTCTCAGAGCCGTAATGTGTGTGATCCGCTGATTGTAGTCCTTCACGGGGGTCCTCATTCTGTTCTACTGTCAAGCTTCTCAAAGTCCTTAGCTTTCCTTTCCTCACTTGGTTATAGCTTGTTGATTGTAAATTACAG AGGCTCCTTGGGGTTTGGTGAGGAAGCAGTACAATCTCTTCCTGGTAAAATTGGATCACAG GATGTTAGTGATGTGCTTGCTACTATAGATCATGTCATTGAAAAGGGACTTGCAGATCCATCTAAAATAGCTGTGCTCGGCGGTTCCCACGGTGGATTTTTGACGACTCACTTGATTGGCCAG GCACCAGATAAGTTTGCAGCAGCAGTTGCGAGGAACCCTGTTTGCAACCTTGCTTTGATGGTTGGTACATCTGATATACCCGATTGGTGCTATGCCGAGACATTTGGAGATGAGGGAAAATCAATTTTTACAGAGGCTACTTCAGTTGAACACCTTGATGCTTTTTACAGAAAATCACCAATTTCACACGTCTCCAAG GTCAAAACTCCTACACTTGTCTTGTTAGGTGCTAAGGACCTCCGTGTACCTATGTCTACGGGGTTGCAA TATGCACGAGCCCTGAAGGAGAAAGGAGTGGAGGTTAAAGTCATTGTGTTCCCTGAGGACACGCATGCAATTGATAG ACCACAGTCTGACTTCGAAAGCTTTTTAAATATTGGAGTGTGGTTTAAGAAGTACTGCAAATAG
- the LOC104224252 gene encoding acylamino-acid-releasing enzyme-like isoform X2, translating to MTNNIFLPLAAKHTYFIGSVLLRPFSSVKNRFSKQPKSLSYRPNWLNSRSFSDFSTMNNVRAGSQKEFPLGLDASTEEEYSSQSSLLQDFTSIPTIDKAWTFTSDGGSQGMFSISQPNLLANKKRRYILSCHISKESSDGVDFQWAAFPIEMSNVSVMIPSPSGSKLLVVRNPENDSLTKFEIWGQSLVEKEFLVPASVHGSVYSDGWFEGISWNNDETLIAYVAEEPAPSKPTFTTFGYKKENSTEKECGKWKGQGDWEEEWGETYAGKRQPALFIINVNSGEVRPVEGIGKSLSVGQVEWAPSTEGFQQYLVFVGWPSDARKLGIKYCYNRPCALYAVRAPFSKSDIHQSGTHAADNVSPIKLTQSISSAYFPRFSPDGKLLLFLSARSSVDSWAHSATGSLHRIDWSFNGKPTPDAKIIDVVPVVMCPEDGCFPGLYCYSVLSKPWISDGYTMILSSIWGSTQVIISVNVISGNISRISLGDSSFSWNVLALDGDNIIAVCSSPVDVPAIKYGSLVRKASAEASWSWLDVSSPISRCSEMVTSLLSSRQFSIMRIPVRDISGNLTKGASKPYEAIFVSSKSQSRNVCDPLIVVLHGGPHSVLLSSFSKSLAFLSSLGYSLLIVNYRGSLGFGEEAVQSLPGKIGSQDVSDVLATIDHVIEKGLADPSKIAVLGGSHGGFLTTHLIGQAPDKFAAAVARNPVCNLALMVGTSDIPDWCYAETFGDEGKSIFTEATSVEHLDAFYRKSPISHVSKVKTPTLVLLGAKDLRVPMSTGLQYARALKEKGVEVKVIVFPEDTHAIDRPQSDFESFLNIGVWFKKYCK from the exons ATGACGAATAATATATTTCTTCCCTTAGCTGCAAAACACACCTACTTCATCGGCTCAGTGCTACTACGCCCTTTCTCCTCTGTAAAAAATCGCTTTTCCAAGCAGCCCAAGTCTCTTTCCTACAGACCCAATTGGCTAAACTC ACGAAGTTTCTCAGATTTCTCCACAATGAACAATGTAAGAGCCGGCTCCCAGAAAGAATTTCCTTTGGGGTTGGATGCAAGTACTGAGGAAGAATACTCTTCTCAATCTAGTTTGCTCCAAGATTTCACTAGCATCCCCACCATTGATAAGGCATGGACTTTCACATCTGATGGTG GTTCCCAGGGTATGTTCTCGATAAGCCAACCAAATCTCCTAGCCAACAAGAAGAGAAGATACATATTATCTTGTCAtatttcaaaagaaagttcagatGGTGTGGACTTTCAATGGGCTGCATTTCCTATTGAGATGTCCAATGTTTCTGTGATGATCCCATCACCTTCAGGTTCAAAGCTTCTTGTAGTTCGAAATCCTGAAAATGATTCTCTGACCAAATTTGAAATTTGGGGTCAATCTCTGGTGGAAAAGGAGTTTTTGGTTCCTGCCTCTGTCCATGGCTCCGTATATTCAGATGGATG GTTTGAGGGAATATCGTGGAACAACGATGAAACTCTTATTGCTTATGTCGCTGAGGAACCGGCTCCCTCGAAGCCTACATTTACTACTTTTGGTTATAAGAAAGAGAATTCTACAGAAAAGGAATGTGGTAAGTGGAAAGGTCAAGGGGACTGGGAAGAGGAGTGGGGGGAAACCTATGCTGGAAAAAGACAACCTGCTCTTTTCATCATCAATGTCAACAG TGGAGAAGTACGTCCTGTTGAAGGAATCGGGAAGTCACTGAGTGTCGGACAAGTTGAATGGGCTCCATCCACTGAAGGATTTCAACAATATTTGGTTTTTGTTGGGTGGCCTTCAGATGCTAGAAAGTTGGGCATAAAATATTGCTATAACAGGCCTTGTGCCTTATATGCTGTTAGAGCTCCATTTTCAAAGTCAGACATCCATCAATCTGG AACTCATGCAGCTGACAATGTATCTCCAATTAAGCTGACACAAAGCATAAGCAGTGCTTACTTTCCTCGTTTCAG TCCAGATGGAAAATTGCTTCTGTTTTTGTCCGCTAGAAGTTCAGTAGATTCTTGGGCACATTCTGCAACTGGTTCACTTCATAGGATTGATTGGTCATTCAATGGAAAGCCAACTCCAGATGCTAAAATTATTGATGTG GTTCCTGTTGTGATGTGTCCTGAAGATGGCTGCTTCCCCGGCCTTTATTGCTATAGTGTTCTTAGTAAACCTTGGATTTctgatggatatactatgatcTTATCTTCTATCTGGGGCAGCACACAAGTAATAATTTCAGTAAATGTGATAAG TGGAAATATATCACGCATTAGCCTTGGAGACTCTAGCTTCTCTTGGAATGTGCTCGCACTAGATGGTGACAACATCATAGCTG TCTGTAGTAGTCCCGTTGATGTTCCTGCAATCAAGTATGGGTCCCTTGTCCGTAAGGCATCCGCAGAGGCCTCATGGAGTTGGTTAGATGTTTCAAGCCCCATATCTAGATGCTCTGAAATG GTTACATCTTTGTTGTCTTCTCGCCAATTTAGTATTATGAGGATTCCTGTCAGGGATATCTCTGGGAACCTTACTAAAG GTGCCAGCAAACCGTATGAGGCTATCTTTGTATCCTCCAAGTCTCAGAGCCGTAATGTGTGTGATCCGCTGATTGTAGTCCTTCACGGGGGTCCTCATTCTGTTCTACTGTCAAGCTTCTCAAAGTCCTTAGCTTTCCTTTCCTCACTTGGTTATAGCTTGTTGATTGTAAATTACAG AGGCTCCTTGGGGTTTGGTGAGGAAGCAGTACAATCTCTTCCTGGTAAAATTGGATCACAG GATGTTAGTGATGTGCTTGCTACTATAGATCATGTCATTGAAAAGGGACTTGCAGATCCATCTAAAATAGCTGTGCTCGGCGGTTCCCACGGTGGATTTTTGACGACTCACTTGATTGGCCAG GCACCAGATAAGTTTGCAGCAGCAGTTGCGAGGAACCCTGTTTGCAACCTTGCTTTGATGGTTGGTACATCTGATATACCCGATTGGTGCTATGCCGAGACATTTGGAGATGAGGGAAAATCAATTTTTACAGAGGCTACTTCAGTTGAACACCTTGATGCTTTTTACAGAAAATCACCAATTTCACACGTCTCCAAG GTCAAAACTCCTACACTTGTCTTGTTAGGTGCTAAGGACCTCCGTGTACCTATGTCTACGGGGTTGCAA TATGCACGAGCCCTGAAGGAGAAAGGAGTGGAGGTTAAAGTCATTGTGTTCCCTGAGGACACGCATGCAATTGATAG ACCACAGTCTGACTTCGAAAGCTTTTTAAATATTGGAGTGTGGTTTAAGAAGTACTGCAAATAG